One window of Hydractinia symbiolongicarpus strain clone_291-10 chromosome 3, HSymV2.1, whole genome shotgun sequence genomic DNA carries:
- the LOC130635996 gene encoding equilibrative nucleoside transporter 1-like: MVNYEESNSDDDLLISNPEGAHIVQPHVDPDFSGMSNSVNAPSDRYNIIYIIFFIQGVGMLLPWNFFITAKDYFSQKFEEDANIQGKFENAFALSAMFPNVISLFLNIFLTNRLSRGVRVITCLLIMIATFTVTTVLVKVDSQSWPDKFFVITVCSVIIINISSGVYQGTLFGVAGIVGQRYIQAIMSGQAIAGIFAALADLISKLAENDDTTTSAFIYFLIAVVVIAITAVSYTMLFKMPRMQFYFRRFERRSKNDVKIQQEVKPEQPDIPYWQIFKEIWPMAFSVTVVFGVTLSMFPAVLVKIRSTDEANGSMWNKKLFATVVVFLIFNCGDWVGRIFAGQFQLVKEKGPWLPFLAITRVVFIPLFFLCNIEGSVHLPYVFKHDFWPVIINVFFSLTNGYLGSLCMMYGPKLVSIEYSETAGTIMSLFLSVGLTLGACVSFAL; this comes from the coding sequence ATGGTCAACTATGAAGAGAGCAATTCCGATGATGATCTGTTGATCTCAAATCCAGAAGGTGCCCATATCGTACAGCCGCATGTCGATCCTGACTTCAGTGGCATGAGCAACAGTGTGAATGCTCCGAGTGATCGCTACAAtattatttacattattttcttCATCCAGGGTGTGGGCATGTTGTTACCCTGGAACTTTTTTATCACCGCCAAAGACTATTTTTCGCAGAAATTCGAAGAGGACGCGAATATCCAGGGAAAGTTTGAAAACGCGTTTGCTCTATCCGCCATGTTTCCTAACGTGATCAGTTTGTTTTTGAACATATTTCTGACGAACCGACTTTCTAGAGGGGTCCGTGTCATCACCTGCCTTCTGATTATGATAGCTACTTTCACGGTCACGACAGTTCTTGTAAAAGTCGATAGCCAGAGTTGGCCGGACAAGTTTTTTGTCATTACCGTATGCAGTGTTATCATCATAAATATATCAAGTGGTGTTTACCAAGGTACATTGTTTGGTGTAGCTGGTATCGTTGGTCAGCGGTACATACAAGCCATCATGAGCGGTCAAGCAATTGCAGGGATCTTTGCAGCGTTGGCAGATCTTATTTCAAAACTTGCAGAGAACGATGACACAACTACGAGTGCGTTCATTTATTTTCTGATTGCAGTCGTGGTCATTGCAATCACGGCCGTATCTTATACTATGCTGTTCAAAATGCCGAGAATGCAGTTTTATTTTCGGCGATTCGAACGCCGTTCAAAGAATGACGTAAAAATTCAGCAAGAGGTTAAACCGGAGCAGCCTGACATTCCATACTGGCAGATTTTCAAAGAGATTTGGCCGATGGCGTTCTCTGTGACGGTTGTGTTCGGCGTGACGTTATCCATGTTCCCTGCCGTACTTGTAAAGATTCGTTCAACAGACGAAGCGAACGGGTCAATGTGGAACAAGAAATTATTCGCGACTGTTGTTGTATTTCTTATTTTCAATTGTGGAGACTGGGTTGGAAGAATTTTCGCTGGTCAATTTCAACTTGTCAAGGAAAAAGGCCCGTGGCTTCCTTTCTTAGCCATAACGCGGGTCGTGTTCATACCACTTTTTTTCCTATGCAATATCGAAGGGAGCGTCCACTTGCCGTATGTCTTCAAGCATGATTTCTGGCCCGTCATtataaatgtctttttttcaTTGACTAACGGGTATCTTGGAAGTTTGTGCATGATGTACGGACCCAAGTTGGTTTCAATAGAATATTCAGAAACCGCTGGAACTATTATGTCGTTGTTTTTGTCGGTTGGTTTGACTTTAGGAGCGTGTGTTTCCTTTGCTTTGTAG